The Gloeobacter morelensis MG652769 genome contains the following window.
TACTGATCAAGCATCGCCTGGACGTGGCGGGGGATCAGTTTTTTAAGCTTGTCCGGGCGGTGCGTCTTCAGGTAGTGCCAGTTGCGCGTCTGCTTGTTTTCGACGGCGAGGCGGGCAAATTCGAGGCCGCGCGGCCCGAAGTGCTCGACTTGCCAGGTGAATAGCTGCGCCAGCAAACTCGGCAGCGTGATGGCCGGTTTGCCCAGGTAGCGCAGAATCTGTTTCATCGCCTCGGTGCGGTTGCCGCGGTCGGTGAACCGGCCGATTTCGAGATCGTCTCGCAGCAGGTTGAAAAGCGCTTCTCCCTGCTCATTACGCACAAGAAACCACTGCCAGCCGATGTCGGCGGCCATATACCCGACGCTCAAATCCGCAAGGCCGTTGGTCTGATCGAAACAGGACAGGCACGCCTGGGGAAAGCAGCCCCGAAGCTTGTCCATGGGCATCTCGAAGTAGCTCACCTTCTCGATCGCACCATTTTCGTGCCAGAACCAGATGCGAAAATCCGCCATAAATTCGAGCTTTTTGACCGTCAGGGGCGAGCGGCTGGTGGTCTTGATCAGGCGCTGCCAGTTGGCGAAGGTCATGTTATCGGTGCACACCAAACCGACCACATAGAGCTTTTCAAGGCCCAGTTGTGCTTCAATGGCCCGCAAAGCACTCACCTGGCAACCGACGCCGACTACCGCCAGCCGACGGATACCTTGTCTTTTGACCTCGGGCACCAGGTCCAGAATTGGGGCTAGATCCCAGCGCGAGCCGCCGGTGTGCGCCAACTCCGCCGCGTTGCGCACCAATACCGGCGTGCCGGTGTTGTCGGGGTTGCGGCGGGTGGTGAGTACCGCCTCGACTTTGCCGCTATCGAGCAACCGCTCCAGGAGGGTGCTCACAGCACCGCCAGTCTGGCTGTCGGGACGGGGCGTGCCCAATCGGGCAGCGTGCATCGAGCGGAACACCCCAAAGTACAGCTCGTCGCCCGACAACCGGCGGCTACGGCCGTGCAACTGCGCTTCGCGCCCACTCACCCGATCGTCCTCGAAAGGGCAGATTTCCTCGACGTGCGCTTCGAACTGGGAATGAAAGCACAGACCACAATTGCTGCAGGTGCGGTTCTGCAGCAGCGGGTAGGCAGGACCAATCGGCGCTTGAGTCATTGCTAAACAGCCCCCGGGGCGGTGGATTCAAAAAATCGGTAGTTTACATGGTAGGCCGTGTCGGCAGCACGGGCCAGAGGGGAATGTCCAGCGTGGCGCCGAGGCACCCCGGGGTGCCTCGGCAGTTCGGCAGAAACGTCGGCACAGACCAGTGGGAGTACAATAGGCCCCAGGAGGGGATTTCATGGCCGCTCGTTCCTGCCGGGAAAGCAAAGTGTCGATCCTGGGTGCGGGCAATGTCGGAACCGCCCTTGCCCAACGGCTTATCCAGGGCAACCTCGCCGATGTGGTGCTGCTCGATATCGTCGAAGGCCGTCCCCAGGGGCTCGCCCTCGACCTGCTCGAAGCCTGCGGCGTCGAGGGACGCACTTGTCGGATCACCGGCACCAACGACTACGCCCGCACCGCCGGGTCGGACGTGCTGGTGGTGGCGGCCGGATTTGCCCGCCAGCCCGGCATGAGCCGCGACGACCTGCTGCTGACCAACACCCGCATCGTTTTTGAAGTGACGCAAAAGGCGGTCACCCACTCCCCGGAGGCGACCGTGGTGGTGATTACCAATCCCCTCGACGCGATGAGCCATGTTGCCTGGCGGGCGAGTGGTCTTGTCCCTGAACGGGTAATGGGCATGGCGGGGGTGCTCGATGCCGCCCGCTTCGAAACATTTATTGCCTGGGAACTGGGATTTTCGGTGCGCGATATCCGGGCGATGGTGTTGGGCGGCCATGGAGATCTGATGGTGCCGCTGCCTCGTTACACGACCATCTCGGGCGTTCCGCTGACGCAACTGTTGAGTGCCGCCCGGATCGACGCGCTGATTGAGCGCACCCGCACGGGCGGAGCTGAGATCGTCCATCTGCTCAAGCGCGGCGGTGCTTACTATGCCCCGGCCGCCGCCGCCGCCCGGATGATCGAGACTTTGTTGGGCGACGAACGGCGTCTGCTGCCGGTCGCCGCCTACCTGAGCGGTGAGTACGGTTTGAGGGACATCCACATGGGTGTGCCGGTCATCCTCGGCCGCCACGGTGTCGAGCGGGTGGTCGAGCTGACTCTGGAGACGGAGGAAAAAGCTGCGCTGTGCCGCTCCGCCCATACGATCCGCGCCAGCCTCGATCAGATTGCTCACCTGATGCCTGCAAACCAGCCGCCATCGGCGGTGTAAGATCGGCTGGCGCAGGTGTCAAAATGCAGAGTTTTTTTTATTTCCAATTCGCCAGTACGGGAGTAACATTT
Protein-coding sequences here:
- the mdh gene encoding malate dehydrogenase; protein product: MAARSCRESKVSILGAGNVGTALAQRLIQGNLADVVLLDIVEGRPQGLALDLLEACGVEGRTCRITGTNDYARTAGSDVLVVAAGFARQPGMSRDDLLLTNTRIVFEVTQKAVTHSPEATVVVITNPLDAMSHVAWRASGLVPERVMGMAGVLDAARFETFIAWELGFSVRDIRAMVLGGHGDLMVPLPRYTTISGVPLTQLLSAARIDALIERTRTGGAEIVHLLKRGGAYYAPAAAAARMIETLLGDERRLLPVAAYLSGEYGLRDIHMGVPVILGRHGVERVVELTLETEEKAALCRSAHTIRASLDQIAHLMPANQPPSAV
- a CDS encoding Coenzyme F420 hydrogenase/dehydrogenase, beta subunit C-terminal domain, which produces MTQAPIGPAYPLLQNRTCSNCGLCFHSQFEAHVEEICPFEDDRVSGREAQLHGRSRRLSGDELYFGVFRSMHAARLGTPRPDSQTGGAVSTLLERLLDSGKVEAVLTTRRNPDNTGTPVLVRNAAELAHTGGSRWDLAPILDLVPEVKRQGIRRLAVVGVGCQVSALRAIEAQLGLEKLYVVGLVCTDNMTFANWQRLIKTTSRSPLTVKKLEFMADFRIWFWHENGAIEKVSYFEMPMDKLRGCFPQACLSCFDQTNGLADLSVGYMAADIGWQWFLVRNEQGEALFNLLRDDLEIGRFTDRGNRTEAMKQILRYLGKPAITLPSLLAQLFTWQVEHFGPRGLEFARLAVENKQTRNWHYLKTHRPDKLKKLIPRHVQAMLDQYRLK